One part of the Maridesulfovibrio sp. genome encodes these proteins:
- a CDS encoding methyl-accepting chemotaxis protein yields the protein MSIKAKLMLVFITSFLGLVAVFAVNFWGDRLIENSRKIEQLANEGVESFLQARRQEKNFLLRMDSLWFKKALECIGESAQKVTGLQHLSPELKNICFKTSAFLDEYEKYLTELHGHYVAKGLTMNDGLRWSFIKASRNMEETFKEDGIDADLLILVLQMRRQEKNYIIRGGETPVKRVDSMIQQIRDEVRSAYPEERAQNLFAVLDEYSKAFHEYVSLDNSILKIKDGMINSARAVEPLYDKILSISSDKLKHDSAVISYIVIGIEVTVGVAVLLILLWVMLTVSSSLKRLGGYAQSVAGGDLDCEPEGRFAAELQDLRDVLVCMVGKLKEGLNEANSLKQDALDQAVLAGKARDEAVEQQKQTLLLMEKITGASSRAGEIVQRLTTASTDLKVRMQKIANGALEQQGHMNASATAVEQMHIAAREVAVNAEGASSSADDARKQAGGGIEVVFRARDAMGMVSGKVSTLESDMVSLGNEISSIGEVVGVINEIADQTNLLALNAAIEAARAGEAGKGFAVVADEVRKLAEKTMVATKEVDNCISGIQDRTLQNIEGVKQALSFACSADDEVNNSVDVFKHIQCLSDDVAEKIEGIALAAGQQSIASKDIENTVSHIAMLATGSTDAAQQSACSIADLAVMAEELKDAIVQLNSGNV from the coding sequence ATGAGTATCAAAGCAAAATTAATGCTGGTGTTTATTACTTCGTTCTTGGGTCTTGTTGCCGTTTTTGCAGTTAATTTCTGGGGTGACAGGCTTATAGAAAACAGTCGCAAAATAGAGCAGTTAGCGAATGAAGGTGTTGAATCATTTTTGCAGGCAAGAAGACAGGAAAAAAACTTCCTGCTGCGCATGGATTCCTTATGGTTTAAGAAGGCTCTCGAATGTATAGGTGAATCCGCACAAAAAGTGACCGGTTTGCAGCATCTTTCACCGGAGTTGAAAAATATTTGTTTCAAGACTTCGGCATTTCTGGACGAGTATGAAAAATACCTTACTGAACTGCACGGCCACTATGTGGCCAAAGGTCTGACCATGAATGATGGCCTGCGTTGGAGTTTTATTAAGGCATCAAGAAATATGGAAGAAACTTTTAAAGAGGATGGAATTGATGCCGATCTTCTGATTCTTGTCCTTCAGATGCGCAGGCAGGAGAAGAACTATATAATTCGGGGCGGTGAAACTCCGGTAAAGCGTGTTGATTCCATGATCCAGCAGATCAGAGATGAGGTCCGGTCTGCCTATCCTGAGGAACGGGCTCAAAATCTGTTTGCTGTATTGGATGAATACAGCAAAGCTTTCCATGAATATGTTTCGCTTGATAATTCTATTCTCAAGATCAAGGACGGTATGATCAATTCTGCACGGGCCGTGGAGCCGTTATATGACAAAATTCTGAGCATCAGTTCGGATAAATTGAAACATGACTCAGCAGTCATCAGTTATATTGTGATTGGTATAGAAGTGACTGTGGGGGTTGCGGTTCTATTGATTCTGCTCTGGGTCATGCTGACAGTTTCCTCTTCGCTCAAGAGGCTGGGCGGGTACGCACAGTCCGTGGCTGGTGGAGATCTGGACTGTGAACCGGAAGGCCGGTTTGCTGCCGAGTTGCAGGACCTGCGTGATGTTCTGGTATGTATGGTCGGCAAGCTCAAGGAAGGTCTCAATGAAGCTAATTCGCTTAAGCAGGATGCTCTGGATCAGGCCGTGCTTGCCGGGAAAGCCCGGGATGAGGCCGTAGAGCAGCAGAAGCAGACTCTTTTGCTTATGGAGAAGATAACCGGTGCCTCCTCTCGTGCCGGGGAAATCGTGCAGCGGTTGACTACGGCTTCAACTGACTTGAAAGTCAGGATGCAGAAAATAGCAAACGGCGCGTTGGAACAGCAGGGGCATATGAACGCTTCCGCCACAGCGGTGGAGCAGATGCATATTGCCGCCAGAGAGGTTGCCGTCAATGCCGAAGGAGCCTCTTCCTCCGCTGATGATGCCAGAAAACAGGCTGGCGGTGGAATTGAGGTGGTTTTCAGAGCAAGGGATGCCATGGGCATGGTCTCTGGAAAGGTTTCAACACTTGAGAGCGACATGGTAAGTCTTGGAAATGAAATTAGTTCAATTGGTGAAGTGGTTGGCGTAATAAATGAAATCGCAGATCAGACTAATTTGCTGGCTTTGAATGCCGCTATTGAAGCGGCCCGGGCAGGCGAGGCCGGAAAAGGTTTTGCTGTGGTTGCGGATGAAGTGCGCAAACTGGCGGAAAAAACCATGGTCGCCACCAAGGAAGTGGATAACTGCATTTCCGGTATTCAGGACCGCACTCTCCAGAATATAGAGGGGGTCAAGCAGGCTCTTTCTTTTGCGTGTTCTGCTGATGATGAGGTCAACAATTCCGTGGATGTATTCAAGCATATTCAATGCCTGTCCGATGATGTGGCTGAAAAAATAGAGGGAATAGCCCTTGCCGCTGGACAGCAGTCGATCGCATCTAAAGATATCGAGAATACGGTTTCGCATATTGCCATGTTGGCAACGGGATCAACGGACGCGGCACAGCAGTCGGCATGTTCAATTGCCGATCTCGCAGTCATGGCCGAAGAGTTGAAGGATGCCATTGTGCAGCTCAATTCAGGTAACGTGTGA
- a CDS encoding response regulator, whose amino-acid sequence MKCKGRILIVDDEDRFRNSLKRILEKSGYAAVGAADGMAAMHVLEQGGVDVVLLDSNLPSLPGEDIFMIIREHGMAVEIVLLTGFPVIENALKMMRNGVFDYLAKPIAINQLLAVIGRAVKNKRIRNWDAGATDILGETIA is encoded by the coding sequence ATGAAATGTAAAGGACGAATCCTGATTGTGGATGACGAGGATCGGTTCAGGAATTCCTTGAAACGAATTCTTGAAAAGTCCGGGTATGCAGCAGTGGGTGCAGCCGATGGCATGGCCGCCATGCATGTACTCGAACAGGGAGGGGTGGATGTAGTTTTGCTGGATAGTAATCTGCCCAGCCTGCCAGGGGAGGATATTTTTATGATTATCAGAGAACACGGCATGGCCGTGGAGATAGTTCTTCTGACCGGTTTCCCGGTTATTGAGAATGCTCTCAAAATGATGCGCAATGGAGTTTTTGATTATCTGGCCAAGCCGATAGCGATCAACCAGCTTTTAGCTGTGATCGGAAGGGCGGTAAAAAACAAGCGGATTAGGAATTGGGATGCTGGGGCTACGGATATTCTCGGCGAAACTATCGCTTAA
- a CDS encoding ATP-binding protein, producing the protein MAAVAIRNFNILRYLSCLIALAGGAGALVNSGYGIYIEIFAVMALFLLLGFILEQLMRSRRRNLDLECQLVQAQRVNSLDEMSAGIAHEINNPLNIIMQEAEIIRVHLGYPGIGPFANDIDESLEVIMNQVRRCSEVTGKLLDMARNRLTVTQKVDVNKLLRDLLILVDEDVAGKKIRIIRRISSNPLYVYTDPPLLRQVFLNLFKNAVQAVGRKGEIIISSRLEDEKVVIAVADNGPGIAEANIPHIFTPFFTTKSPGEGTGIGLAVSLRIINQLGGTIDVESVVGRGTVFSVAIPANRMRSS; encoded by the coding sequence ATGGCTGCTGTAGCGATTAGAAATTTCAATATATTGCGTTATCTTTCTTGCCTTATTGCGTTGGCCGGCGGGGCCGGGGCGTTGGTTAATTCCGGATATGGGATCTACATTGAAATTTTTGCCGTCATGGCGTTGTTTCTATTGCTCGGATTTATTTTAGAGCAACTGATGCGTTCAAGACGCAGGAATCTTGATTTGGAATGTCAGCTTGTTCAGGCTCAGCGCGTGAACTCTCTTGACGAGATGTCAGCTGGAATAGCCCATGAGATAAACAATCCCCTGAATATAATTATGCAGGAGGCCGAGATAATAAGGGTCCATCTTGGTTATCCCGGTATAGGTCCTTTCGCCAATGATATTGATGAGAGTCTTGAGGTGATCATGAATCAGGTAAGGCGATGCTCGGAAGTTACAGGCAAGTTGTTGGATATGGCCAGGAATAGGCTGACCGTAACCCAGAAGGTGGATGTCAATAAACTGCTGAGAGATCTGCTCATCTTGGTTGATGAGGATGTGGCCGGGAAAAAGATCAGGATTATTCGCAGGATATCCTCCAATCCTCTTTATGTCTACACGGATCCCCCTTTGTTGCGGCAGGTGTTTCTGAATCTATTTAAAAATGCAGTTCAGGCTGTGGGACGTAAAGGTGAAATAATCATCTCCAGCAGGCTCGAAGACGAAAAGGTCGTCATTGCTGTTGCTGATAACGGTCCCGGCATAGCTGAAGCAAATATTCCGCATATTTTTACTCCCTTCTTCACAACTAAAAGTCCGGGGGAGGGTACAGGAATCGGGCTTGCCGTAAGCCTGCGCATTATTAACCAGCTGGGGGGGACCATCGATGTGGAATCCGTCGTCGGCAGGGGGACGGTTTTTTCGGTGGCGATTCCAGCAAATCGCATGAGGTCGTCATGA
- a CDS encoding response regulator — protein MSRIKLLVVDDETDFLKLVKRRLERRNFDVAVASGGAEALRYLSGNSVDVVILDVRMPGMSGMEALKHICRKHSDVEVIMLTGHSSVASGLEGISHGAYDYILKPFDIDDLIERIRNAYERAMLRRKGGDSNGCCSD, from the coding sequence ATGTCCAGAATAAAGCTGCTTGTTGTGGATGACGAAACTGATTTCCTGAAGCTGGTCAAAAGAAGGCTGGAGAGGAGAAACTTTGATGTTGCAGTTGCTTCCGGAGGTGCCGAGGCCCTGCGTTATCTGTCCGGAAATTCAGTGGATGTGGTCATTCTGGATGTGAGGATGCCCGGAATGAGCGGAATGGAAGCCCTCAAGCATATCTGTCGTAAACACAGCGATGTAGAGGTGATTATGCTTACCGGACACAGTTCGGTTGCTTCCGGGCTGGAGGGAATAAGCCACGGGGCTTACGACTATATCCTGAAGCCTTTCGATATTGACGATCTTATTGAAAGGATTCGCAATGCGTATGAACGTGCGATGCTGAGGCGTAAAGGCGGAGACAGTAATGGCTGCTGTAGCGATTAG
- a CDS encoding ATP-binding protein, giving the protein MKPSLYLQLKWKLTATALSFSLIPLFLLGFVLHGQFSKSYEEKLRSNLRLTVLNKADAIDMFLGERVVQLQNIANTNSFADISQQEKLNGLFDAIYSTSSSFIDLGVFDQQGNHVAYCGPYDLKNINYQDQRWFNQAMLKGIYISDVFMGYRNFPHFIIAVKRREQGRTWILRATIDSDVFNTLVSSVRTGRFGDAYLINSDLLLQTSSRRSGMILAKAELPSFSAGSEVNIVRWDDHGTGMVAGIMALNMVDWSLVVLENPGEELSPVLRDQSLVFVLLFVCALMISSGTYFAITSIVRKLMLTDKEKALMDATVMQSSKMASLGKMAAGVAHEVNNPLSIIRESAGWIRDMITDGDFEGVAARPNLEEALADIERHVERARSVTHRMLGFARSMEPVQDDVDLNQLVRETVSFLDNEILYRTILVNYDLSPELPSISTDFNQVQQVVLNLMENAIDAVGNEGTISLSTRRDGDFVELEVSDTGPGIPQELLSRVFDPFFTTKAAGEGTGLGLSIIYTILKKVGGDIKARNLPEGGAQFTVRLPLVNMNVYEQEESCPE; this is encoded by the coding sequence GTGAAACCTTCCCTTTACCTTCAGCTTAAATGGAAACTGACGGCGACTGCCCTGTCTTTTTCCCTTATTCCCTTATTTCTGCTCGGTTTTGTCCTTCATGGTCAGTTCAGTAAATCCTATGAGGAAAAACTGCGCAGCAACCTTCGGCTGACCGTGCTTAACAAGGCAGATGCCATTGATATGTTTCTCGGTGAACGAGTTGTTCAACTACAGAATATTGCAAACACAAATTCTTTTGCTGACATTTCACAGCAGGAAAAGCTGAACGGCCTTTTTGACGCCATCTACAGCACCTCCAGCTCTTTTATCGATCTTGGCGTTTTTGACCAGCAGGGAAACCATGTCGCCTACTGCGGACCATACGATTTGAAAAATATCAATTATCAAGATCAGCGCTGGTTCAATCAGGCCATGCTCAAGGGGATATATATCAGTGACGTGTTCATGGGATACAGGAATTTCCCTCATTTCATCATTGCCGTGAAGCGCAGGGAGCAGGGGCGGACATGGATTTTGCGGGCGACTATAGATTCCGATGTGTTCAATACTCTGGTCAGCAGCGTGCGGACAGGCAGATTCGGTGATGCCTATCTCATAAATTCCGATTTGCTGCTTCAGACTTCTTCCAGACGCAGCGGTATGATTCTCGCTAAGGCCGAACTTCCTTCCTTTTCCGCAGGAAGTGAAGTGAACATAGTTAGATGGGATGATCACGGAACCGGCATGGTGGCCGGTATTATGGCTTTGAACATGGTTGATTGGAGTCTTGTGGTTCTTGAGAATCCCGGGGAGGAGCTTTCTCCGGTACTCCGTGACCAGTCGCTTGTATTTGTTCTGCTGTTTGTCTGTGCTTTGATGATTTCATCGGGAACCTATTTTGCGATTACATCCATTGTCCGAAAGTTGATGCTGACCGACAAGGAAAAGGCGTTGATGGATGCCACGGTAATGCAGTCTTCGAAAATGGCTTCGCTGGGCAAGATGGCGGCAGGGGTTGCCCATGAGGTGAATAACCCACTCTCTATTATCCGTGAGAGTGCGGGATGGATTCGGGATATGATTACCGACGGCGATTTCGAGGGGGTTGCAGCCCGTCCTAATCTGGAAGAAGCGCTCGCTGATATTGAACGGCATGTGGAACGGGCTCGGTCCGTTACGCACAGGATGCTCGGTTTTGCGCGTAGCATGGAGCCAGTGCAGGATGATGTCGACCTTAATCAACTGGTCCGGGAAACAGTTTCGTTTCTGGATAACGAGATTTTGTATCGTACTATCTTGGTAAATTACGACCTCAGCCCCGAGCTTCCTTCAATCAGTACGGATTTCAATCAGGTTCAGCAGGTTGTTTTAAATCTTATGGAAAATGCGATTGACGCCGTGGGCAATGAGGGGACTATCTCGCTGTCTACCCGCAGGGATGGCGATTTTGTCGAGCTTGAAGTCAGTGATACCGGACCTGGAATTCCGCAGGAACTCCTTTCAAGAGTTTTCGATCCTTTTTTTACCACCAAAGCTGCCGGGGAAGGAACCGGGCTGGGGTTATCCATCATTTACACCATCCTCAAAAAGGTGGGGGGAGACATCAAGGCAAGGAATCTGCCTGAAGGCGGTGCGCAGTTTACTGTGCGGCTTCCGCTGGTGAATATGAATGTTTATGAACAGGAGGAATCATGTCCAGAATAA
- a CDS encoding PEP/pyruvate-binding domain-containing protein, with protein sequence MRTLIKAISRILRSPSDDGRNSSARFLERCENFRLLLAANNSALKRMAELTEASRSAKPVGMTYIRAEIVRISADVRNMIERLCRISPGRYEGLKGAFNSILQLMNSELAVDNLGNGGPYVIPLPELDSSQIPEAGSKMALLGEIALLPGVSVPAGFSITASAFRVLLRETGLGEELKRMAQICGEDSYDTLKLLEKNVREIFTFCQLPPGLEDGITAAVEKLSADRKVSFAVRSSALCEDSSGASFAGQFNTELGVAPSEVLEAYRTILASMYTVSAVTYRLNHGIRDDEIVMCVGCMEMIDAAAGGVAYSRDPSGINEGQIVVSAVHGLPGSIVDGTTRSDFWRLDSESLDVLHEEIADQEWGRFLSLDGRVVSRRLGLGKRSLPAINRNQLSRIGQTVLDLENHFNCPQDMEWALTKDGTLYILQCRPLGIMESQEAHDYFNGEQNPSVLIDSCQPASSGIASGIPYLIETDRDMFDFPTGGVLLARVAGPELAALLPGASAIVAEFGSSTGHLANVAREYGIPALIGVPDAVERLNGVGEVVVDAVRGRIFPGHFENNRKQHGNSNSDTPVGRVLSSVLKNIAPLNLTDPRSPEFSPEKCTTLHDITRFCHEKAVAEMFKGRSGVEDSAKQMLDGEKLQYWIIDLGGGIAETESCGGDGYVRLEDIRSNAMKSLWSGMTAFPWEGPPDICADGFASVLFGATCNPALVPGVRNSMGERSYFIVGRNYCSLQSRMGFHYCSIEGFAGRDQEMNYVLFQFKGGAADMDRRSLRLQMVASILAEYGFHTTVRDDVLFARMEGIAQYKAEQGLIIAGYLLVQTRQLDMIMKDKSAAGQYESRFHSEIKSLISGGGK encoded by the coding sequence ATGCGCACCCTCATAAAGGCAATTTCCCGTATATTAAGAAGTCCTTCAGATGATGGCCGCAACTCATCGGCCCGTTTCCTTGAGCGGTGTGAAAATTTTCGGTTGCTGCTTGCTGCCAATAACAGTGCCCTGAAAAGGATGGCTGAACTTACGGAAGCCTCCCGGAGCGCAAAACCTGTAGGTATGACTTATATACGGGCTGAGATTGTCAGGATTTCTGCAGACGTGCGTAATATGATCGAGCGGCTGTGCCGGATTTCTCCCGGCAGGTATGAGGGACTTAAGGGAGCTTTCAACAGTATTCTGCAGCTGATGAATAGTGAACTTGCAGTGGATAATTTGGGTAATGGCGGTCCTTATGTAATTCCGTTGCCTGAACTTGATTCAAGCCAGATACCTGAAGCCGGTTCAAAGATGGCCCTGTTGGGTGAAATAGCCTTGCTGCCCGGAGTCAGTGTGCCCGCCGGATTTTCCATTACTGCTTCGGCATTCAGAGTATTGTTACGGGAAACCGGGCTGGGCGAGGAATTGAAACGTATGGCTCAGATCTGCGGTGAGGACAGCTACGACACTCTTAAATTACTGGAAAAAAATGTCCGGGAAATTTTTACTTTCTGCCAGCTTCCACCGGGCCTTGAAGACGGGATTACTGCTGCTGTGGAAAAGTTGTCCGCCGACAGGAAAGTCTCGTTTGCAGTGCGTAGCAGTGCCTTGTGCGAGGACAGCTCCGGGGCAAGTTTTGCGGGCCAGTTTAATACAGAGCTGGGGGTTGCTCCTTCTGAAGTTCTAGAGGCTTATCGCACTATTCTTGCCAGCATGTATACCGTTTCCGCTGTGACATACCGTTTGAATCACGGGATACGTGACGATGAGATTGTCATGTGCGTAGGGTGCATGGAAATGATCGACGCCGCGGCCGGGGGAGTGGCTTACAGCCGTGATCCTTCCGGGATCAATGAAGGTCAGATTGTTGTTTCCGCTGTCCACGGTTTGCCAGGAAGTATTGTCGACGGGACAACCCGGAGTGATTTTTGGAGGCTGGACAGTGAATCTCTTGATGTTCTTCATGAGGAAATAGCCGATCAGGAATGGGGACGATTTCTGTCACTTGACGGCAGAGTTGTCAGTAGAAGGCTGGGACTGGGGAAAAGAAGCTTACCGGCGATAAATCGCAACCAACTTTCCCGCATAGGTCAGACGGTGTTGGACTTAGAAAATCATTTCAACTGCCCTCAGGATATGGAGTGGGCACTGACGAAAGACGGAACCCTGTATATTTTGCAGTGTCGTCCGCTTGGGATCATGGAATCTCAGGAAGCTCATGATTATTTTAACGGGGAACAGAATCCGTCTGTTCTTATTGATTCCTGCCAACCAGCGAGTTCCGGCATTGCCTCCGGAATCCCCTACCTGATAGAAACCGACCGCGATATGTTTGACTTCCCCACCGGGGGAGTTCTTCTCGCCAGAGTCGCCGGTCCCGAACTGGCGGCTTTGCTCCCCGGGGCTTCGGCAATCGTAGCGGAATTCGGCAGCAGTACCGGTCATCTGGCCAATGTAGCCCGAGAATACGGTATACCGGCCCTTATCGGTGTCCCGGATGCAGTAGAAAGATTGAATGGAGTTGGGGAAGTCGTTGTGGATGCTGTCCGGGGGCGAATATTTCCGGGACATTTTGAAAACAATAGAAAACAGCATGGAAATTCAAATTCTGATACCCCGGTGGGCAGAGTTTTAAGTTCGGTACTTAAGAATATTGCTCCCCTGAATCTGACAGATCCCCGCAGTCCGGAATTTAGTCCTGAAAAATGCACAACCCTGCATGACATAACCCGCTTCTGTCATGAAAAAGCCGTTGCCGAAATGTTCAAAGGTCGTTCCGGGGTAGAGGATTCCGCAAAACAGATGCTGGACGGCGAAAAGCTGCAGTATTGGATTATTGATCTTGGTGGTGGCATAGCGGAAACCGAATCTTGCGGTGGTGACGGATATGTGCGCTTAGAAGATATACGCTCCAATGCCATGAAGTCCTTATGGTCCGGAATGACTGCTTTTCCATGGGAAGGCCCACCGGATATCTGTGCAGACGGTTTTGCTTCGGTTCTTTTCGGGGCTACCTGCAATCCGGCGCTTGTGCCGGGGGTGCGCAACAGCATGGGAGAACGCAGTTATTTCATAGTAGGCCGCAATTATTGCAGTCTTCAGTCCCGCATGGGGTTTCATTATTGCTCCATTGAAGGGTTCGCGGGCAGGGATCAGGAGATGAATTACGTGCTCTTTCAGTTCAAAGGCGGTGCTGCGGATATGGACAGGCGGTCACTGCGGCTTCAAATGGTAGCCTCAATACTTGCGGAATACGGCTTTCATACAACGGTACGTGATGATGTCCTTTTTGCCCGCATGGAAGGAATTGCTCAATATAAGGCAGAGCAGGGGCTTATAATTGCAGGGTATCTGCTTGTGCAAACCCGCCAGTTGGACATGATCATGAAAGATAAGTCGGCAGCAGGGCAATACGAGAGCAGATTTCACAGTGAAATTAAAAGTCTGATTTCTGGAGGTGGAAAGTGA
- a CDS encoding response regulator — translation MKNIKVLMVDDENDFLTAYKRRLIRRNVDVSVAPGGQEALSMVENDDFDVIVLDIMMPEMSGIETLKRLRAMNSEVPVIILTGHANMEALAQVSIGGAFDYMLKPVSTEELYFKIVDAVREARIRIH, via the coding sequence ATGAAAAATATCAAAGTCCTTATGGTTGACGATGAAAATGATTTCCTGACCGCGTATAAACGTCGGCTTATTCGGCGCAATGTCGATGTTTCCGTGGCCCCGGGCGGTCAGGAGGCACTGAGCATGGTTGAAAATGATGATTTCGATGTAATTGTGCTGGATATCATGATGCCTGAAATGTCCGGGATTGAGACTCTGAAAAGGTTAAGAGCAATGAATTCGGAAGTCCCGGTAATTATCCTTACCGGACATGCAAATATGGAAGCTCTTGCACAGGTCTCAATAGGCGGGGCCTTTGACTACATGCTCAAGCCGGTCAGCACCGAAGAACTTTATTTTAAGATAGTAGACGCGGTTCGAGAAGCCAGAATCAGAATACATTGA
- a CDS encoding YIP1 family protein has translation MTNTQAPVLKMGVREYLESLVSIIRSPSSFFEDTTGESGSRRALIFLMISGLFYCSVSMTYFFENSLIMGVVMMANAVFMPALGACFSFCIIRMMTTSRVSYSSVFNIYAYSSGAVMVISWIPGLAVVMEPVRAILVGVGLYKTGKLGRLRAFMTVTLTAVLLLLFFWTIAPLVVALRDSYGSWAAQISVTTYC, from the coding sequence ATGACGAATACGCAAGCACCTGTGCTGAAAATGGGAGTAAGGGAATATCTGGAATCATTGGTTTCCATCATCCGTTCTCCGAGCAGTTTTTTTGAAGATACCACTGGCGAATCCGGCAGCAGGCGGGCACTGATCTTTCTGATGATTTCAGGATTGTTTTACTGCTCTGTCAGCATGACTTATTTTTTTGAAAATTCATTGATCATGGGTGTGGTCATGATGGCCAATGCTGTGTTTATGCCTGCACTGGGTGCCTGTTTTTCATTCTGCATAATTAGGATGATGACCACTTCCAGGGTTTCCTACTCCAGTGTTTTCAACATTTACGCCTACTCCAGCGGAGCCGTGATGGTAATATCATGGATACCGGGACTGGCTGTTGTCATGGAGCCTGTCCGGGCAATCCTTGTAGGGGTAGGGCTATACAAGACCGGCAAACTGGGCAGATTACGGGCTTTCATGACCGTGACTCTCACCGCTGTACTACTCCTCTTGTTTTTCTGGACCATTGCACCGCTTGTGGTGGCTCTGCGTGATTCTTACGGGAGCTGGGCTGCACAAATTTCCGTGACCACATATTGTTGA
- a CDS encoding DASS family sodium-coupled anion symporter, giving the protein MSNSKKKATGYDKFVNWKMLIIPVILFFVILALPTSQGMKKVGMQYSVGPKVVTNYISEQLFGSGSATVEQWQVLTARMMEQNMRMGALSKKRFMSRNEKWAKKYKIPVDSVNLAKARDYVEKSISDEGFFKIMKSAYELRVNDLNYSNLSDRDKKNADEGTWKIKVAIAMVVFVVFCFMTECMPLPGVAFCIGLILVFSGVVSRSQVAGLYWDDAVWFIMGSLMFATAFVKTGVDKRVCMLMFKKLAVPNVRWISLIFFVVISPLAAFISDHALAAMFLPIGMLLYQNSLTDEIPEDKELAKMLMITIAMACNVGGPGAPSGGARNVIMMTYLTDMFGMDIGYAQWIMYCMPFVLVMIPVTWLACNMLFKPRITSLAPAMRHLESEINKMGRWNRNQIWAMIIFLVMVFGWFTEKAFYNIGIYPIRLGIGVIAVAGAVAYLLAGVVNWRDYQEKVDWGVVWLYAGAIIFGRTLDQTGAAYWLAQSCIDMLAPLGMSEGLPLMLTSNGLTAVLTNLMADGPAAAAVGPITLNMASIVHPGTTFLPFMAMSTAVASSFAYCLIIGTPPNAIVYASGYLEPKDYLRVGIPMWFVANILIILLTAVYWSGMGFGNLPSF; this is encoded by the coding sequence ATGTCCAACTCAAAGAAAAAAGCAACCGGCTACGATAAGTTCGTAAACTGGAAGATGCTGATTATTCCGGTAATTCTGTTTTTCGTTATTCTGGCTCTGCCCACTTCACAGGGCATGAAGAAAGTCGGGATGCAATATTCGGTCGGACCTAAAGTCGTTACTAACTACATAAGTGAACAGCTCTTCGGTTCAGGAAGTGCCACTGTGGAACAGTGGCAGGTGCTCACCGCCCGCATGATGGAACAGAATATGCGTATGGGCGCCCTGAGCAAGAAGCGTTTTATGAGCCGTAATGAAAAGTGGGCAAAGAAATATAAGATCCCCGTTGATTCCGTAAACCTCGCCAAGGCCCGGGATTACGTGGAAAAAAGTATTTCCGATGAAGGCTTTTTCAAGATTATGAAAAGCGCATATGAGCTGCGCGTAAATGACCTTAATTATTCCAACCTATCCGACAGGGATAAGAAGAATGCGGATGAAGGCACATGGAAAATCAAGGTCGCCATCGCCATGGTCGTCTTTGTTGTCTTCTGTTTCATGACCGAGTGCATGCCCCTTCCGGGGGTCGCTTTCTGCATCGGGCTGATTCTGGTCTTTAGCGGAGTGGTCAGCAGAAGTCAGGTGGCTGGTTTGTATTGGGATGACGCGGTCTGGTTTATCATGGGTTCACTCATGTTTGCGACAGCTTTTGTCAAGACCGGGGTGGACAAGCGCGTGTGCATGCTCATGTTCAAAAAACTGGCCGTGCCCAATGTCCGCTGGATTTCCCTGATTTTCTTTGTCGTAATCAGTCCTCTGGCAGCATTTATCTCCGACCATGCCCTTGCCGCGATGTTTCTGCCTATCGGTATGCTGCTCTATCAGAACAGTCTTACCGACGAGATTCCTGAAGATAAGGAACTTGCTAAAATGCTCATGATTACCATCGCCATGGCATGTAACGTCGGCGGTCCCGGCGCCCCTTCCGGCGGTGCCCGTAACGTAATCATGATGACCTATCTTACCGACATGTTCGGCATGGACATTGGTTATGCGCAGTGGATCATGTATTGTATGCCTTTTGTTTTAGTCATGATTCCGGTGACGTGGCTCGCCTGTAATATGCTTTTCAAACCGCGGATCACTTCTCTGGCACCGGCTATGCGCCATCTTGAAAGCGAAATCAACAAGATGGGCCGTTGGAACAGGAACCAGATCTGGGCCATGATTATCTTCCTCGTGATGGTTTTCGGCTGGTTTACTGAAAAGGCCTTCTACAATATCGGCATATACCCGATCCGGCTCGGCATAGGCGTAATCGCGGTTGCCGGTGCGGTGGCATACCTATTGGCCGGAGTTGTAAACTGGCGCGACTATCAGGAAAAGGTCGACTGGGGTGTCGTCTGGCTCTACGCCGGTGCAATCATCTTCGGTAGAACTCTCGATCAGACCGGTGCGGCATACTGGCTGGCCCAGTCATGCATCGACATGCTTGCTCCGCTGGGCATGAGTGAAGGTCTGCCCCTTATGCTGACCTCAAACGGTCTTACCGCAGTGCTGACCAACCTGATGGCTGACGGGCCTGCCGCTGCTGCCGTTGGACCTATCACTTTGAACATGGCCAGTATTGTTCATCCCGGAACTACCTTCCTGCCGTTTATGGCAATGTCCACCGCAGTGGCCTCATCTTTTGCCTACTGCCTGATCATCGGAACTCCGCCCAACGCAATAGTCTACGCTTCCGGTTATCTGGAGCCAAAGGACTATCTGCGGGTAGGTATACCGATGTGGTTTGTTGCGAATATTCTCATCATCCTGCTCACAGCGGTTTACTGGAGCGGAATGGGTTTCGGCAACCTGCCGTCCTTCTAA